Proteins from a genomic interval of Pseudomonas silesiensis:
- a CDS encoding imm11 family protein, which produces MKNLYIVSYEPDGEGAPYFFDFKWIPELPEFHYPTENPESGELIAKYRAVADVPQLNADWLPDHFLASEKFLAICDFCECSYVSRPVEILIEGKLAPNKKYHFFAATERLRAMDLEKSSFVLDSNLKIEVTDSKNQNYERIDKLVISSGINSNFFYFEEIHEVVCSEQFLIECVNRQIYGLAFKKIDGDYRYAPWDDF; this is translated from the coding sequence ATGAAAAATTTATACATTGTTAGTTATGAGCCTGATGGTGAAGGGGCACCATATTTTTTTGATTTTAAATGGATTCCGGAGTTGCCAGAATTCCATTATCCTACCGAAAACCCTGAGTCGGGTGAATTAATTGCTAAGTATCGAGCTGTGGCCGACGTGCCGCAGCTAAATGCAGACTGGTTGCCCGATCACTTTTTAGCAAGCGAAAAGTTTTTGGCTATCTGTGATTTTTGTGAATGTAGCTACGTTAGTCGGCCGGTTGAAATTCTTATAGAAGGAAAGCTTGCGCCGAACAAAAAATATCATTTCTTCGCTGCGACTGAAAGGCTCAGAGCGATGGATTTGGAGAAGTCTTCGTTTGTATTAGATAGCAATCTCAAGATAGAAGTGACCGACTCAAAAAACCAGAATTATGAACGAATTGATAAGCTCGTAATTTCCTCAGGTATAAACTCAAATTTCTTTTATTTTGAAGAGATTCATGAAGTTGTGTGCTCTGAGCAATTTTTGATCGAGTGCGTTAATAGACAAATTTATGGACTCGCCTTCAAAAAAATTGATGGTGATTACCGATATGCTCCGTGGGATGATTTTTAG
- a CDS encoding response regulator produces the protein MNLPYPIRVALVDDHALVRDGIKALLAVMAPLEVVGEAENGADAIEMVGRCQPDLLLVDISLKDMNGLELTRVLRSQYPSLKVLMLSMYDNNEYVSESVRAGASGYVLKNSPSREIIAAIEAIASGGTFYSAEIAQRLIADKSADNELTPRESQVLYKMVQGLNNKEMARELDISVRTVETHRLSIRRKLNIDKPAALVKYAIDHGIISR, from the coding sequence ATGAACCTGCCCTACCCGATCCGCGTCGCCCTGGTCGACGATCACGCCCTGGTCCGCGATGGAATCAAGGCGCTGCTGGCGGTGATGGCTCCCCTGGAAGTGGTGGGCGAAGCCGAGAACGGCGCCGATGCGATCGAGATGGTCGGCCGCTGCCAGCCGGACCTGCTGCTGGTCGACATCAGCCTCAAGGACATGAACGGGCTGGAACTGACCCGGGTGCTGCGCAGCCAGTACCCGTCGCTCAAGGTGCTGATGCTGAGCATGTACGACAATAACGAATACGTGAGCGAGTCCGTGCGAGCCGGAGCCAGCGGTTACGTGCTGAAGAACTCGCCGTCCAGGGAGATCATCGCGGCAATCGAAGCCATCGCCAGCGGCGGCACCTTCTACAGCGCCGAAATCGCCCAGCGGCTGATCGCCGACAAAAGCGCCGACAACGAACTGACGCCCCGTGAGAGCCAGGTGTTGTACAAAATGGTCCAAGGGCTGAACAACAAGGAAATGGCCCGGGAACTGGATATCAGTGTGCGCACCGTGGAAACCCATCGCCTGAGCATCCGGCGCAAACTCAACATCGATAAACCGGCGGCGCTGGTCAAGTACGCGATCGATCACGGAATCATTTCGCGCTAG
- a CDS encoding cache domain-containing protein, with the protein MQLKHKIVALGILPLVLAIAVICALVISLNRQLGDQQAQLIEDSILASKRAELKNYVEMAQSLIEPLYDDGHGDARAQQQVLEELRKLSFGVNGYFFVYDREGRSLMHARQSDLVGKDLWDMKDPHGLPVIQALLNTAQSGEGFQRYAWNKPSSGQVTDKLAYVVMLDRWGWMLGTGIYLEDVERATQQARDEVAMGIRKTMLAIAAVALVAVLLVFASGMTLNVSEHRLADKKLQRLTQRIVSLQEEERSRVSRELHDGISQVLVSIKFQFELASHVLENDQGRDKGLGILREATQRLGDAIGEVRSLSHDLRSSLLDTLGLPAAIGQLAAEFEQRSGLVVTYDDNEFACDLVDGAAVSLFRIVQEGLTNIERHARARNVSITLHGSEDGVRLTVVDDGIGFNVAKVERRHAGIGLRNIRERVEHFGGQFALTSTPGRSELDVLLPMQMPGTQR; encoded by the coding sequence ATGCAGCTCAAACACAAAATCGTCGCGCTCGGCATCCTGCCGCTGGTACTGGCGATCGCCGTCATCTGCGCCCTGGTCATCTCCCTGAACCGTCAACTGGGCGATCAACAGGCGCAACTGATCGAAGACAGCATCCTGGCCAGCAAGCGCGCCGAACTGAAAAACTACGTCGAAATGGCGCAGAGCCTGATCGAACCGCTGTACGACGACGGCCACGGTGACGCGCGCGCCCAGCAGCAAGTGCTGGAAGAGCTGCGCAAGCTCAGCTTCGGCGTCAACGGCTATTTCTTCGTCTACGACCGCGAAGGTCGCAGCCTGATGCACGCGCGCCAGTCCGATCTGGTCGGCAAAGACCTGTGGGACATGAAAGACCCCCACGGCCTGCCGGTGATCCAGGCCTTGCTCAACACTGCGCAATCCGGCGAAGGCTTCCAGCGCTACGCCTGGAACAAACCCTCCTCCGGCCAGGTCACCGACAAGCTCGCCTACGTGGTCATGCTGGATCGCTGGGGCTGGATGCTCGGCACCGGCATCTACCTGGAAGACGTCGAACGCGCCACCCAGCAGGCCCGTGACGAAGTGGCCATGGGCATCCGCAAGACCATGCTGGCGATAGCCGCCGTGGCCCTGGTGGCGGTGCTGTTGGTGTTCGCCAGCGGCATGACCCTCAACGTCAGCGAACACCGCCTGGCCGACAAAAAACTGCAGCGCCTGACCCAACGCATCGTCAGCCTGCAGGAAGAAGAGCGATCCCGGGTGTCCCGTGAACTGCACGACGGCATCAGCCAGGTCCTGGTCTCCATCAAGTTCCAGTTCGAACTGGCCAGCCATGTACTGGAGAATGACCAGGGACGAGACAAGGGCCTGGGCATCCTGAGGGAAGCCACGCAACGCCTGGGGGATGCGATCGGCGAAGTTCGCAGTCTGTCCCACGACCTGCGCTCATCCTTGCTCGACACCCTGGGCCTGCCGGCGGCGATCGGCCAGCTCGCCGCCGAATTCGAGCAGCGCAGCGGCCTGGTGGTGACCTACGACGACAACGAATTCGCCTGCGACCTGGTCGACGGCGCCGCGGTCTCGCTGTTTCGCATCGTCCAGGAAGGCCTGACCAACATCGAACGCCACGCCCGGGCCCGCAACGTATCCATTACCCTGCACGGCTCGGAAGACGGCGTGCGACTGACGGTGGTCGATGACGGTATCGGCTTCAACGTCGCCAAGGTCGAACGTCGCCACGCCGGCATCGGCCTGCGTAATATCCGCGAACGCGTCGAACATTTTGGCGGCCAGTTCGCCCTGACCTCGACGCCGGGAAGAAGCGAACTGGACGTCCTGCTACCGATGCAAATGCCCGGCACCCAACGCTGA
- a CDS encoding carbon starvation CstA family protein → MPRLAKHLAWFAVAVLGAFALSVVALRRGEAINALWIVVAAVAIYLVAYRYYSLFIANKVMQLDPNRATPAVLNNDGLDFVPTNKHVLFGHHFAAIAGAGPLVGPVLAAQMGYLPGTLWLIAGVVLAGAVQDFMVLFLSTRRNGRSLGDMVREEMGRIPGTIALFGCFLIMIIILAVLALIVVKALAESPWGMFTVMATIPIAMFMGIYMRYIRPGRIGEISVIGVALLLGSIWLGGQIAADPVWAKAFSFTGVQITWMLIGYGFVAAVLPVWLILAPRDYLSTFLKIGTIVALAIGILVTMPELKMPALTQFIDGTGPVWKGGLFPFLFITIACGAVSGFHALIASGTTPKLLASEGHARYIGYGGMLMESFVAIMAMVAASVIEPGVYFAMNSPAAIVGSDAVTVAQTVSSWGFAITPEALEAVAKDIGETTILARAGGAPTLAVGIAQILHSLLPGENTMAFWYHFAILFEALFILTAVDAGTRAGRFMLQDLLGSFVPALKRTESWTANLIATAGCVAMWGYLLYQGVIDPLGGINTLWPLFGISNQMLAGIALMLATVVLIKMKRQRYVWVTMLPAVWLLICTTTAGFIKLFDANPAIGFLALAKKYSDALANGQVLAPAKNIDQMQHVIYNAYTNATLTALFLLVVFSILFFALKVGIAAWGTKERTDKEAPFQAVPDA, encoded by the coding sequence ATGCCCCGTCTGGCTAAACACCTCGCCTGGTTTGCCGTGGCTGTCCTGGGAGCGTTCGCGCTGAGTGTCGTGGCCCTGCGCCGCGGCGAAGCCATCAACGCCCTCTGGATCGTAGTCGCTGCAGTCGCCATCTACCTCGTTGCATACCGCTACTACAGCCTGTTCATCGCCAATAAAGTGATGCAGCTCGATCCCAATCGCGCTACGCCCGCCGTGCTCAACAATGACGGCCTGGACTTCGTGCCGACCAACAAACACGTGCTATTCGGTCACCACTTCGCGGCGATTGCCGGCGCGGGGCCCCTGGTCGGACCGGTCCTGGCGGCACAGATGGGCTACCTGCCCGGTACGCTGTGGCTGATTGCCGGGGTGGTGCTGGCTGGCGCGGTCCAGGACTTCATGGTCCTGTTCCTGTCCACCCGCCGCAACGGTCGTTCCCTGGGTGACATGGTCCGCGAAGAAATGGGCCGCATCCCCGGCACCATCGCCTTGTTCGGCTGCTTCCTGATCATGATCATCATCCTCGCGGTGCTGGCGCTGATCGTGGTCAAGGCCCTGGCCGAAAGCCCGTGGGGCATGTTCACGGTGATGGCGACCATCCCGATCGCGATGTTCATGGGCATCTACATGCGCTACATCCGCCCGGGCCGCATCGGTGAAATCTCGGTAATCGGTGTCGCGCTACTGCTCGGTTCGATCTGGCTCGGTGGGCAGATTGCCGCCGACCCGGTCTGGGCCAAGGCGTTCAGCTTCACCGGCGTGCAGATCACCTGGATGTTGATCGGCTACGGTTTCGTTGCGGCAGTGTTGCCGGTGTGGCTGATCCTGGCACCCCGTGACTATCTGTCGACCTTCCTCAAGATCGGTACCATCGTCGCTCTGGCGATCGGCATCCTGGTCACCATGCCCGAGCTGAAAATGCCGGCCCTGACCCAGTTCATCGACGGCACCGGCCCGGTGTGGAAGGGCGGTCTGTTCCCGTTCCTGTTCATCACCATTGCCTGCGGTGCGGTCTCGGGTTTCCACGCGCTGATCGCTTCGGGCACCACGCCCAAGTTGCTGGCCAGTGAAGGCCATGCCCGTTACATCGGGTACGGCGGCATGCTGATGGAGTCCTTTGTGGCGATCATGGCGATGGTGGCCGCTTCGGTGATCGAGCCGGGTGTGTACTTCGCCATGAACAGCCCGGCAGCGATCGTTGGCTCCGATGCCGTTACGGTGGCACAGACCGTCAGCAGCTGGGGTTTTGCGATTACTCCGGAAGCGCTGGAAGCGGTGGCCAAGGACATCGGTGAAACCACCATCCTGGCTCGCGCCGGCGGTGCGCCGACCCTGGCGGTCGGTATCGCGCAGATCCTGCACAGTCTCCTGCCGGGTGAAAACACCATGGCGTTCTGGTACCACTTTGCGATCCTGTTCGAAGCATTGTTCATCCTCACCGCGGTAGACGCCGGTACCCGTGCCGGCCGCTTCATGCTCCAGGACTTGCTCGGCTCCTTCGTACCGGCGCTGAAACGCACCGAGTCCTGGACCGCCAACCTGATCGCCACCGCCGGTTGCGTGGCGATGTGGGGTTATCTGCTGTACCAAGGGGTGATCGACCCGCTGGGCGGCATCAACACCTTGTGGCCGCTGTTCGGTATCTCCAACCAGATGCTGGCGGGGATCGCGCTGATGCTGGCGACCGTGGTGCTGATCAAGATGAAGCGTCAACGCTACGTCTGGGTCACCATGCTGCCCGCGGTCTGGCTGCTGATCTGCACCACCACCGCCGGCTTCATCAAGCTGTTCGACGCCAACCCGGCGATCGGCTTCCTGGCGCTGGCGAAGAAATACAGCGATGCCCTGGCCAACGGTCAGGTGCTGGCACCGGCCAAGAACATCGACCAGATGCAGCACGTGATCTACAACGCCTACACCAATGCCACGCTGACGGCGCTGTTCTTGTTGGTGGTGTTCAGCATCCTGTTCTTTGCGCTCAAGGTCGGTATTGCTGCCTGGGGCACCAAGGAACGTACGGATAAAGAAGCACCGTTCCAGGCCGTGCCGGATGCTTGA
- a CDS encoding YbdD/YjiX family protein produces the protein MFNDLSRLGKYLGQAARLMVGMPDYDNYVEHMQNKHPDKPVMDYEMFFRERQEARYGSKSGPKCC, from the coding sequence ATGTTCAATGACCTGAGTCGCCTGGGTAAATACCTCGGTCAGGCCGCACGCCTGATGGTTGGCATGCCCGACTACGACAACTACGTCGAGCACATGCAGAACAAACACCCGGACAAACCGGTGATGGACTACGAAATGTTTTTTCGCGAACGGCAGGAAGCCCGTTACGGCAGCAAGAGCGGGCCGAAGTGTTGTTGA
- a CDS encoding S1 family peptidase, whose translation MIKIMACFLIGALTAGCNGIVKPDLSRATSDSYFLVFSGFPLPYVYMASAVQWNEDYAVTTRHTPLIPNVKYSCSTGCDLVFFQHKANGRYPSWRAPRVGERITAVGGSPYLMTTIGKGKVYPTPFINTNERSGDLYAIHDAPLIKGMSGGPVVASDGSVVGINIGFYSTTLNDVSAHPGVNTAERMSIFVPYSIILREWGMLQAKLDDPHGTKYVSK comes from the coding sequence ATGATCAAGATCATGGCGTGCTTTCTCATAGGAGCTCTAACTGCAGGATGCAACGGCATCGTTAAGCCCGACCTTTCAAGGGCTACCAGCGATTCATACTTTCTAGTCTTCTCAGGCTTCCCTCTGCCCTATGTCTATATGGCTTCGGCGGTGCAGTGGAACGAGGATTACGCCGTCACCACCCGCCACACGCCGTTGATCCCCAACGTGAAGTACAGCTGCAGCACTGGTTGCGATCTGGTGTTCTTCCAGCACAAGGCTAACGGCCGCTACCCGTCCTGGCGCGCACCGCGTGTGGGCGAGCGCATCACGGCCGTGGGGGGCAGCCCTTATCTGATGACCACCATTGGTAAGGGCAAGGTGTATCCAACGCCTTTCATCAATACCAATGAACGCAGCGGCGATCTGTACGCTATCCATGATGCCCCGTTGATCAAGGGCATGTCGGGTGGGCCGGTGGTCGCCAGTGACGGCAGTGTCGTCGGCATCAATATCGGTTTCTATTCCACCACATTGAACGATGTGAGCGCCCACCCCGGGGTCAATACCGCCGAGAGGATGAGTATCTTCGTGCCTTACTCGATCATTCTGCGCGAGTGGGGGATGTTGCAGGCGAAGCTTGATGATCCGCACGGGACGAAATACGTCTCGAAGTAG
- a CDS encoding metallophosphoesterase produces the protein MFETREVRRFAANPVGRDLAVGDIHGHFARLQTALDAAGFNPSIDRLFSVGDLVDRGPQTLDVDEWLLHKPWFHAVRGNHEQMTVKSHAAGRASVERGLHFANGGAWFYGLSGTEQAYYAGILAELPLVIEVQTPQGLIGIVHADVPPGSWQDMTEALSGLAMEVEQIATTLQWSRRRITDSDPGGVSGVRAVVVGHTPLPQPVILGNVYHIDTGGWLPERGHFTLLNLQTLEFIPPMRPGLSRHW, from the coding sequence ATGTTCGAAACCCGAGAAGTGCGGCGCTTCGCCGCCAATCCTGTCGGCCGCGACTTGGCCGTGGGCGACATTCACGGCCACTTCGCCCGACTGCAGACGGCACTCGATGCTGCCGGATTCAACCCGTCTATCGACCGCCTGTTCAGCGTAGGCGATCTGGTCGACCGCGGGCCGCAAACACTGGACGTCGATGAATGGCTGCTGCACAAGCCCTGGTTCCATGCGGTGCGGGGCAACCATGAGCAGATGACCGTCAAATCCCACGCCGCCGGCCGCGCCAGCGTTGAACGCGGCCTGCACTTTGCCAATGGTGGCGCCTGGTTCTACGGACTGTCGGGGACCGAGCAAGCCTATTACGCGGGCATCCTCGCCGAGTTGCCTTTAGTGATCGAGGTTCAGACGCCGCAAGGCCTGATCGGCATCGTGCACGCGGATGTCCCACCGGGCAGTTGGCAAGACATGACTGAAGCGCTATCCGGCTTGGCGATGGAGGTTGAACAGATCGCCACGACCCTCCAGTGGTCACGCCGGCGCATCACCGACAGCGATCCTGGCGGCGTGTCCGGTGTGCGCGCCGTGGTTGTGGGACACACCCCCCTGCCCCAGCCGGTCATCCTGGGCAATGTCTACCACATCGACACCGGTGGCTGGCTGCCGGAGCGCGGTCACTTCACCCTGCTGAATCTGCAAACGCTCGAATTCATCCCCCCGATGCGACCAGGCCTCAGCCGACACTGGTGA
- a CDS encoding SOS response-associated peptidase family protein, producing MCGRLSQYRGIHDFVAALAIPNALINYVGDQPLARYNAAPTTQLALFHQEGQFLRADLVRWGWRPHWAKDRAAPINARVEKVAHGPFFKAIWPRRAIIAIDNWFEWVDEGGPKKQPYLIRHRDRTPILCAAIGQYPNAEHEPGEHDGFVIITADSAGGMVDIHDRRPVTLSPELAREWLEPATPMERAEHMALFQGKPTEAFEWFKVDRAIGNVRNQSAQVIDPAGEIEGDGYT from the coding sequence ATGTGCGGACGCCTTTCCCAGTACCGGGGCATTCACGATTTCGTCGCGGCGCTCGCCATTCCTAACGCCCTGATCAACTATGTCGGCGACCAGCCGTTGGCGCGTTATAACGCCGCGCCGACCACTCAACTCGCCCTCTTTCACCAGGAAGGCCAGTTTTTGCGCGCCGATCTGGTGCGCTGGGGCTGGCGTCCGCACTGGGCCAAGGACCGCGCCGCGCCGATCAACGCCCGGGTCGAGAAAGTGGCCCATGGTCCGTTCTTCAAAGCGATCTGGCCGCGCCGGGCGATCATCGCCATCGACAACTGGTTTGAATGGGTCGACGAAGGCGGACCGAAGAAGCAGCCTTACCTGATCCGTCACCGTGACCGGACGCCAATACTCTGCGCCGCGATCGGCCAGTACCCCAACGCCGAGCACGAGCCGGGCGAACACGACGGCTTCGTCATCATCACCGCCGACAGCGCCGGCGGCATGGTGGACATCCACGACCGGCGGCCAGTGACCTTATCGCCGGAACTGGCCCGGGAATGGCTGGAGCCCGCTACGCCCATGGAGCGCGCCGAGCACATGGCGCTGTTTCAAGGCAAGCCGACCGAGGCCTTCGAGTGGTTCAAGGTGGACCGCGCAATTGGCAACGTTCGCAACCAGAGCGCCCAGGTGATCGACCCTGCGGGCGAGATCGAGGGTGACGGCTACACATGA
- a CDS encoding MFS transporter — MTSAAQVSPQTLRKVIVAAGIGNFVEWFDFAVYGFLATTIAQQFFPSGDASVALLKTFAVFAVAFAFRPLGGIFFGMLGDRIGRKRTLAMTILLMAGATTLIGVLPTYAAIGVMAPILLTVIRCAQGFSAGGEYAGACAYLMEHAPNDKRAWYGSFIPVSTFSAFAAAAVVAYALEASLSAEAMGSWGWRLPFLIAAPLGLVGLYLRWKLDETPAFQAVTEEHAVAHSPLKETLRNHGAAICCLGAFVSLTALSFYMFTTYFATYLQVAGGLSRATALLVSLIALIFAAAICPLAGLYSDRVGRRATVMTACALLIVVVYPSFLMASSGSFAASIVGVMLLAIGAVLCGVVTAALLSETFPTRTRYTASAITYNMAYTLFGGTAPLVATWLISTTGSNLSPAFYLMAVALLALAGGLALPETSRISLHDVPMRKGGVAVDAAA, encoded by the coding sequence ATGACAAGCGCAGCTCAGGTCAGCCCGCAAACACTGAGAAAAGTCATTGTGGCCGCCGGCATCGGCAATTTCGTCGAGTGGTTCGACTTCGCCGTCTACGGTTTTCTGGCGACCACCATCGCCCAGCAATTTTTCCCCAGCGGCGATGCCAGTGTCGCCTTGCTGAAAACCTTCGCGGTGTTCGCCGTGGCCTTTGCGTTCAGGCCTCTGGGCGGGATTTTCTTCGGCATGCTCGGTGACAGGATCGGCCGCAAGAGAACCCTGGCCATGACCATCCTGCTGATGGCGGGTGCGACGACCTTGATCGGGGTGTTGCCCACTTATGCCGCCATCGGGGTCATGGCGCCGATCCTTCTGACCGTCATCCGTTGCGCCCAGGGCTTTTCCGCCGGGGGCGAATACGCAGGGGCGTGCGCCTACTTGATGGAGCATGCACCCAACGATAAAAGAGCCTGGTATGGCAGCTTCATTCCGGTCTCGACCTTTTCCGCCTTCGCCGCGGCCGCCGTGGTGGCCTACGCACTCGAGGCCTCATTATCGGCCGAAGCCATGGGTAGCTGGGGCTGGCGCCTGCCGTTCCTGATTGCCGCACCGCTGGGCCTGGTGGGGCTTTACCTGCGCTGGAAGCTGGATGAAACCCCGGCATTCCAGGCAGTGACCGAGGAGCATGCGGTGGCACACTCCCCGTTGAAGGAGACCTTGCGCAACCACGGCGCGGCGATCTGCTGCCTGGGTGCCTTCGTGTCGCTGACGGCGCTGTCGTTCTATATGTTCACCACCTACTTCGCGACCTACCTGCAAGTCGCAGGCGGCCTGAGTCGCGCAACGGCGTTGCTGGTGTCGCTGATTGCCTTGATCTTCGCCGCGGCGATCTGCCCGCTGGCCGGGCTGTATTCGGACCGCGTCGGGCGTCGGGCGACGGTGATGACCGCTTGCGCCCTGTTGATCGTGGTGGTGTATCCCTCGTTCCTGATGGCCAGTTCCGGATCGTTCGCCGCGTCCATCGTCGGCGTCATGCTATTGGCGATCGGCGCGGTGTTGTGTGGCGTGGTCACTGCAGCCCTGCTCTCGGAAACCTTCCCCACCCGTACTCGCTATACGGCATCGGCGATCACCTACAACATGGCCTACACCCTGTTCGGTGGCACCGCGCCGCTGGTGGCGACGTGGCTGATCAGCACCACCGGCAGCAATCTGTCGCCAGCGTTCTATCTGATGGCGGTTGCGTTGCTCGCGCTGGCCGGTGGTTTGGCGTTGCCGGAGACTTCGAGGATTTCCCTGCATGATGTGCCGATGAGGAAGGGTGGCGTAGCGGTGGATGCTGCGGCCTGA
- a CDS encoding phage tail sheath family protein produces the protein MPVQLSYPGVYIEELPSGVRTITGVATSVAAFAGSAPRGPINNAQHLFSFADYERRFGGLAVDSEMGYAVRQFFQNGGTEAYVVRIVKDASTASKTLQNATPIDVLKVQALDEGAAGNGIEVRVDHLTINPGSSFNITFIRASDGRAERYENLSMNSMDARYALDQVNAVSQLVKLSRMVGQSALDGLAAGTSRSANLADVTTLLDANHNEFRVSVNNLPPVKVLIALPADIAGGTATQRLDSLCGAIQTKVRAQANSQLAYQNFTCGRPATTQTILMTSGVGGEFSSVRVLPGQKSNASAALKLGSEAGGVEVDAVGAIRPVPVPDPATLTSDTFGANDLDALPDATHTGLRISLDGNSDVIDIGDALAVGGNLADKLSDMAARIQAAVRARKPGDPAYRNFTCAVAGSTLVLATGTRGAASSIAVSASPLNSIASQLHLLAGSLTTQPVNVTLQGGSETAYAAADIYAAFIADRDTRKGLYALEAVDLFNILCLPGITDAGVLMDAAAYCEERRAFFVIDSPPMAVDPQQMVATVSGTALPKSDHAAVYYPWIYIADPLKNGKLRLSAPCGTVAGLYARTDGDRGVWKAPAGTEASLIGVQALNYQLNDRENGSLNPLGVNCLRSFPVYGAVSWGARTLRGADQMTSEYKYVPVRRLALFLEESLYRGTQWVVFEPNDEPLWAQIRLNLGAFMNSLFRQGAFQGKTPREAYLVKCDRETTTQDDINRGVVNILVAFAPLKPAEFVVIRIQQLAGQIQV, from the coding sequence ATGCCTGTCCAACTCAGCTATCCAGGCGTCTATATCGAAGAGCTTCCCAGCGGCGTGCGAACCATTACCGGGGTCGCGACCTCGGTGGCGGCCTTTGCCGGTTCGGCGCCTCGCGGGCCGATCAATAATGCCCAGCACCTGTTCAGTTTCGCCGATTACGAGCGGCGTTTCGGCGGCCTGGCGGTGGATTCCGAGATGGGTTATGCGGTCCGCCAGTTTTTCCAGAACGGCGGCACCGAGGCTTACGTGGTGCGTATCGTCAAGGACGCCAGCACCGCGAGCAAAACCTTGCAGAACGCGACGCCGATCGACGTGCTCAAGGTCCAGGCGCTGGACGAAGGCGCTGCTGGCAACGGTATCGAAGTGCGGGTTGATCACCTGACCATCAACCCCGGTAGCTCATTCAACATCACGTTCATCCGCGCCTCGGATGGACGCGCCGAACGCTATGAAAATCTGTCGATGAACTCGATGGACGCCCGCTACGCGCTGGATCAGGTCAATGCTGTTTCACAGTTGGTAAAACTGAGTCGGATGGTCGGTCAGTCGGCGCTGGACGGGTTGGCCGCCGGCACTTCGCGCAGCGCCAACCTGGCCGATGTGACGACCCTGCTGGACGCCAACCACAACGAGTTTCGGGTCAGCGTGAACAATCTGCCGCCGGTCAAGGTGCTGATCGCACTGCCGGCGGATATCGCCGGCGGCACGGCGACCCAGCGTCTGGATTCACTGTGCGGCGCGATCCAGACCAAGGTCCGGGCGCAGGCGAACAGCCAACTGGCCTACCAGAACTTTACCTGTGGGCGGCCGGCCACTACGCAAACGATCCTGATGACGTCCGGTGTCGGCGGCGAATTCTCCAGTGTGCGGGTGCTGCCCGGGCAGAAGAGCAATGCCAGTGCCGCGCTCAAACTGGGCAGTGAGGCCGGTGGCGTCGAGGTCGACGCGGTCGGGGCGATCCGTCCGGTGCCCGTGCCTGATCCGGCGACCCTGACCAGCGATACCTTCGGTGCCAACGACCTGGATGCACTGCCGGATGCGACCCACACCGGCTTGCGCATCAGTCTCGATGGCAATTCCGACGTGATCGATATCGGTGACGCGCTGGCGGTTGGCGGCAACCTGGCTGACAAACTGAGCGACATGGCCGCGCGGATCCAGGCGGCGGTGCGTGCGCGCAAGCCGGGCGATCCGGCCTACCGCAACTTTACCTGCGCAGTGGCCGGCAGCACCTTGGTCCTTGCCACCGGCACCCGGGGCGCGGCCTCGAGTATCGCGGTCTCGGCTTCGCCGCTGAACAGCATCGCCAGCCAACTGCACTTGCTGGCGGGCTCGCTCACCACCCAGCCGGTGAACGTCACGCTGCAGGGTGGCAGTGAAACAGCCTATGCCGCTGCGGATATCTATGCCGCCTTCATTGCTGACCGTGACACGCGCAAAGGGTTGTATGCCCTGGAAGCAGTGGACCTGTTCAACATCCTCTGTCTGCCGGGCATCACCGACGCCGGCGTGCTGATGGATGCGGCCGCCTACTGTGAGGAGCGTCGGGCATTCTTTGTGATCGACTCGCCGCCAATGGCTGTCGATCCGCAGCAGATGGTGGCGACGGTATCCGGCACCGCGTTGCCAAAGTCCGATCATGCCGCGGTCTACTACCCCTGGATCTACATTGCCGATCCCCTGAAAAACGGCAAGCTGCGTCTGAGCGCACCTTGCGGCACCGTGGCCGGGCTTTACGCCCGCACCGATGGCGACCGTGGTGTGTGGAAGGCGCCGGCCGGCACTGAAGCCAGCCTGATCGGGGTGCAGGCGCTGAACTATCAATTGAACGACCGCGAGAATGGCAGTCTCAACCCGTTGGGGGTCAACTGCCTGCGCAGTTTTCCGGTCTACGGCGCGGTGTCCTGGGGTGCCCGGACCTTGCGCGGGGCCGACCAGATGACCTCGGAATACAAGTACGTGCCGGTGCGCCGACTGGCCCTGTTTCTCGAAGAAAGCCTGTATCGCGGCACTCAGTGGGTGGTGTTCGAGCCCAATGATGAGCCGCTCTGGGCGCAGATCCGGCTCAACCTCGGCGCCTTCATGAACAGTCTGTTCCGCCAGGGCGCCTTCCAGGGTAAAACGCCGCGCGAGGCCTATCTGGTCAAGTGCGATCGCGAAACCACCACCCAGGACGACATCAATCGCGGCGTGGTGAATATCCTGGTGGCGTTCGCACCGCTGAAACCGGCGGAGTTCGTGGTGATCAGGATCCAGCAGCTGGCTGGGCAGATTCAGGTGTGA